In a genomic window of Occallatibacter riparius:
- a CDS encoding glycerol-3-phosphate dehydrogenase/oxidase, which translates to MNRESMLARVRERQLPNQDPWDIIVIGGGATGAGIAVDAASRGYSVLLLEREDFGKGTSSRSTKLVHGGVRYLEQGNISLVMEALKERGIMLENAPHLVHDQPFIVPNYSWWETPFYGIGLKIYDLLAGKYGFGKSRILSLEETLQRLPNIRQDGLRGGVVYHDGQFDDARLLISLIITATEQGATVLNYAPVVELTRDADGFINGVDALDRESGQRFTAAAKVVINATGIFTDETRRMADAESQPMLAPSQGIHLVFDHSFLSGDTAIMVPHTTDGRVLFAIPWHGHTLVGTTDTPIDGPSYEPAPFEQEIQFVLDTAGQYLSRPPQREDILSVFVGIRPLVKAAGSDASKTSALSRDHTIHIDATGLLTIVGGKWTTYRHMAEDVVDQAITLGRLDEAPSVTKTLRIHGYLKPEQGSGGLALPEDALAVYGTDASPIRALAESDPGLAQLLDPDLPCVGAQIVWAARNEMARTLDDVLSRRTRALLLNAAAAIRMAPAAARLLARELGHDDAWATQQVTAFLQLAAQYNVTS; encoded by the coding sequence ATGAATCGTGAATCCATGCTGGCCCGTGTCCGCGAGCGCCAGCTTCCGAATCAGGACCCCTGGGACATCATCGTTATCGGCGGGGGCGCCACGGGCGCCGGCATCGCCGTAGACGCGGCAAGCCGCGGATACTCCGTACTCCTTCTCGAGCGGGAAGATTTTGGCAAGGGAACGTCGAGCCGCAGCACCAAGCTGGTCCACGGCGGCGTGCGCTATCTCGAACAGGGCAATATCTCGCTGGTGATGGAAGCGCTGAAAGAGCGCGGTATCATGCTTGAGAACGCCCCCCACCTGGTGCACGATCAGCCTTTCATCGTCCCCAATTACTCATGGTGGGAGACGCCGTTCTACGGCATTGGTCTCAAAATTTATGACCTGCTGGCCGGCAAATATGGTTTTGGCAAATCACGCATTTTGTCGCTAGAAGAGACGCTCCAGCGCCTGCCCAACATTCGCCAGGACGGACTGCGGGGCGGCGTGGTTTACCACGACGGCCAGTTCGATGATGCTCGCCTGCTGATTTCACTCATCATCACGGCGACGGAACAGGGCGCGACCGTGTTGAACTATGCGCCGGTCGTGGAACTGACCCGCGATGCCGATGGATTCATCAATGGAGTCGACGCACTCGATCGCGAATCGGGCCAGCGCTTCACTGCGGCGGCGAAGGTCGTCATCAACGCCACCGGAATCTTCACCGACGAAACGCGGCGCATGGCTGACGCGGAATCGCAGCCGATGCTCGCTCCCAGCCAGGGCATTCACCTCGTCTTCGATCACTCGTTCCTGTCCGGAGACACCGCGATCATGGTGCCGCACACTACTGACGGACGCGTACTTTTTGCCATCCCGTGGCATGGGCACACGCTGGTGGGTACCACGGACACGCCGATTGACGGGCCCTCGTACGAACCCGCTCCATTCGAGCAGGAGATCCAGTTTGTGCTCGACACCGCGGGACAGTACCTCAGCCGTCCTCCGCAGCGCGAAGACATCCTAAGCGTGTTTGTGGGCATTCGTCCCTTGGTGAAAGCCGCGGGCTCTGACGCATCAAAGACCTCGGCTCTCTCGCGCGACCACACGATCCACATCGACGCCACTGGATTACTGACCATTGTTGGCGGCAAGTGGACAACCTATCGGCATATGGCTGAAGACGTGGTGGACCAGGCCATCACTCTCGGCCGGTTAGACGAGGCTCCCAGCGTCACAAAGACATTGCGCATCCACGGATACCTGAAACCGGAGCAAGGGTCGGGCGGGCTGGCCCTTCCCGAAGATGCTCTGGCGGTGTACGGAACCGATGCATCTCCGATTCGCGCACTTGCCGAGTCCGATCCTGGACTGGCCCAGCTGCTCGACCCCGACCTGCCCTGTGTGGGTGCGCAAATTGTCTGGGCGGCGCGCAACGAGATGGCGCGAACGCTCGACGATGTTTTGTCACGGCGCACGCGAGCGCTCTTGTTGAATGCTGCGGCGGCAATACGTATGGCGCCTGCGGCAGCACGCCTGCTGGCGCGCGAACTGGGCCACGATGACGCTTGGGCGACCCAACAAGTGACGGCGTTTCTCCAGTTGGCTGCTCAGTACAATGTAACCAGTTAG
- the pgi gene encoding glucose-6-phosphate isomerase yields the protein MATAAAETKSLTSRKAWQALGNHFREIRDAHLRNLFSADPGRGERLTAEAVGLFLDYSKNRVTDETLRLLVQLAEESGLKERTEAMFTGQKINITENRAVLHVALRAPRGATIEVDGENVVPKVHEVLDRMADFANRVRSGAWKGQTGKRIRNVVNIGIGGSDLGPVMAYEALKHYSQRDLTFRFVSNVDSTDFAEAVVDLDAEETLFVVSSKTFTTLETMTNANSAREWLLSKLTDEAAIAKHFVAVSTNAKEVSKFGIDTANMFGFWDWVGGRYSMDSAIGLSTMLAIGPENFRALLDGFHAMDEHFRTAPFEKNLPVLLGLLTVWYTDFFGAETEAVLPYEQYLKRFPAYLQQLTMESNGKYITLNGEHVDYATSPIYWGEPGTNGQHSFYQLIHQGTRLIPCDFIAFNKSLNPLGRHHDMLIANVFAQAEALAFGKTAEQVKAEGTAEWLVPHRVFEGNRPSNMLVAEELTPDILGKLVALYEHSVFTQGVIWNINSFDQWGVELGKQLAQRIVPELEDAQEPSLGHDSSTNNLIRRYRKAKG from the coding sequence ATGGCGACAGCGGCGGCAGAGACGAAATCGTTAACCAGCCGAAAGGCGTGGCAGGCGCTTGGGAACCACTTCCGCGAGATCCGCGATGCGCATCTGCGCAATCTGTTCTCTGCCGATCCCGGGCGCGGCGAGCGCTTGACCGCCGAGGCTGTTGGCCTGTTTCTCGACTACTCCAAAAACCGAGTGACCGACGAGACTCTGCGGCTCCTCGTGCAACTTGCCGAAGAGTCGGGCCTGAAAGAGCGTACTGAGGCCATGTTTACTGGCCAGAAGATCAATATAACGGAGAATCGCGCGGTGCTCCACGTGGCTCTGAGAGCGCCGCGAGGCGCCACCATCGAAGTGGACGGCGAGAACGTCGTGCCCAAGGTGCACGAGGTGCTGGACCGCATGGCCGACTTCGCCAATCGGGTGCGTAGCGGCGCCTGGAAGGGGCAGACCGGCAAGCGCATTCGCAACGTGGTGAACATCGGTATCGGTGGGTCGGACTTGGGGCCCGTCATGGCTTACGAGGCGCTGAAGCACTACAGTCAGCGCGACCTGACCTTCCGCTTCGTCTCGAACGTGGACAGCACCGACTTCGCCGAGGCTGTAGTGGACCTCGACGCCGAGGAGACGCTGTTCGTTGTTTCGTCCAAGACCTTCACGACTCTTGAAACGATGACCAACGCGAACAGCGCTCGCGAGTGGCTGCTGAGCAAGCTGACCGATGAGGCCGCGATCGCCAAGCACTTCGTCGCCGTCTCGACCAATGCAAAGGAAGTCTCAAAGTTCGGCATCGATACGGCCAACATGTTCGGCTTCTGGGATTGGGTCGGCGGCCGCTACTCCATGGATTCGGCGATCGGTTTGTCGACCATGCTGGCGATCGGGCCGGAGAACTTCCGCGCTCTGCTCGACGGCTTCCACGCCATGGACGAGCACTTCCGGACAGCTCCGTTTGAGAAGAATCTGCCCGTTCTGCTGGGATTGCTGACAGTTTGGTATACCGACTTCTTCGGCGCTGAGACAGAGGCTGTGTTGCCTTATGAGCAGTACCTGAAGCGCTTCCCGGCATATCTCCAGCAGCTCACCATGGAGAGCAACGGCAAATACATCACGCTGAACGGCGAGCACGTGGACTACGCTACCAGCCCCATCTACTGGGGCGAGCCTGGAACCAACGGTCAGCACTCTTTCTACCAGCTCATTCACCAGGGCACGCGGCTGATTCCCTGCGACTTCATCGCATTCAACAAGTCACTGAACCCGCTGGGCCGGCACCACGACATGCTGATCGCCAACGTCTTTGCGCAGGCAGAGGCGCTGGCCTTCGGCAAGACTGCCGAGCAGGTGAAGGCCGAGGGCACCGCCGAGTGGCTCGTTCCGCATCGCGTCTTTGAGGGCAACCGGCCCTCCAATATGCTTGTGGCGGAAGAGCTTACGCCAGACATCCTGGGCAAGCTGGTGGCGCTCTATGAGCACTCGGTGTTCACCCAGGGCGTGATCTGGAATATCAATTCCTTTGACCAATGGGGCGTGGAGCTGGGCAAGCAACTGGCGCAGCGAATCGTTCCAGAGCTTGAGGATGCTCAGGAGCCGTCGCTTGGACACGACAGCTCGACCAACAACCTGATCCGGCGGTATCGGAAGGCGAAGGGCTGA
- a CDS encoding QcrA and Rieske domain-containing protein — MSGHIVLEPIQTAPEAGGDKATRRGFLIAAGAAGLCYVGALGYPVYRYLASPIEMASSASAVTEVTLKDAQKLAPGSVLMFKFGSAPAMLIHHQDGAWVALTAVCTHLGCTVQYESQMNRIHCACHGGVYDPRTGANVSGPPPKPLKLFKVAVNETGVLVSRA; from the coding sequence ATGAGCGGTCACATCGTCCTCGAACCCATTCAGACTGCGCCGGAGGCCGGCGGCGACAAGGCCACACGCCGCGGCTTCCTGATCGCGGCAGGTGCAGCAGGGCTTTGTTATGTCGGCGCCCTTGGCTATCCCGTCTACCGCTATCTGGCGTCGCCTATTGAGATGGCCTCGAGCGCCTCCGCCGTCACTGAGGTGACGCTCAAGGATGCGCAGAAACTTGCGCCCGGCTCCGTGCTGATGTTCAAGTTCGGCTCCGCGCCCGCCATGCTCATCCACCACCAGGACGGCGCATGGGTCGCGCTGACGGCAGTGTGCACGCACCTTGGCTGCACTGTGCAATACGAGTCGCAGATGAACCGCATTCACTGTGCATGCCACGGCGGTGTCTACGATCCGCGCACGGGAGCGAATGTCAGCGGGCCTCCGCCCAAGCCGCTGAAGCTTTTCAAGGTGGCCGTCAATGAAACCGGGGTACTGGTCTCGCGCGCCTGA
- a CDS encoding cytochrome ubiquinol oxidase subunit I, whose protein sequence is MNYPFWDIPHLGSGWVIGLIAIYHVMISQFAVGGGLFLPIAERKAMQMADKETGKAWLAQLVRHSKFFLVLTGVFGTVSGVGIWFAIGLTHPEATSTLIHNFVFGWAIEWVFFMIELTTIAVYYYTWNRIDPKLHLTVGWVYSIASVCTLIIINGILTFMLTPGDTWIGIAGTGHEASKFWNAFFNPTYWPSLFLRTGVCTSLAGIWALITSSRIDGDKQPDLKTGMVKWSVKWLVPSFVATPFLLMWYLWMVPSSQRALLTLGIDTIAGGTFSTVTRIALIIIITSATIVRVAYYLAYRNPIDFNLAHALSILMLALMVTGAGEYAREMLRKPYVIGRWMYSNGTRVPSVARFNAQGYLANSMWTWNGDGGLPPSSYSRGEAIFRGECGSCHTMDGYRSMRTLMDGRDPAGIHNFIQMLHEYKPDSPYRRFMPPMTGTTQDVEDLANYINAHVNPSASRQQKPLLAER, encoded by the coding sequence ATGAACTATCCGTTCTGGGACATTCCGCACTTAGGCTCGGGCTGGGTCATCGGACTCATCGCCATCTATCACGTCATGATTTCGCAGTTCGCGGTGGGCGGCGGCCTGTTTCTGCCGATCGCCGAACGCAAGGCCATGCAGATGGCCGATAAGGAGACCGGCAAAGCTTGGCTCGCGCAGCTCGTCCGCCACTCCAAGTTCTTCCTCGTGCTTACGGGCGTCTTCGGCACCGTCTCCGGTGTCGGAATCTGGTTCGCCATCGGACTCACGCATCCTGAGGCCACCAGCACGCTGATTCATAACTTCGTCTTCGGCTGGGCTATCGAGTGGGTTTTCTTCATGATCGAGCTCACCACGATTGCGGTCTATTACTACACGTGGAATCGGATCGATCCGAAGCTGCACCTGACGGTCGGCTGGGTGTATTCCATCGCATCGGTCTGTACGCTCATCATCATCAACGGCATCCTCACGTTCATGCTCACCCCGGGAGACACCTGGATCGGTATCGCCGGCACCGGCCATGAGGCGAGCAAATTCTGGAACGCTTTCTTCAACCCGACCTACTGGCCTAGCCTCTTCCTGCGCACCGGGGTCTGCACGTCGCTTGCGGGAATCTGGGCTCTCATCACCTCCAGCCGCATCGATGGGGACAAGCAACCGGATCTCAAAACGGGCATGGTCAAGTGGAGCGTCAAGTGGCTTGTCCCCTCGTTCGTGGCCACTCCATTCCTGTTGATGTGGTACCTGTGGATGGTGCCTTCCTCGCAGCGTGCGCTGCTCACTCTCGGCATTGACACCATTGCCGGCGGAACGTTCTCGACAGTCACCCGCATTGCGCTGATCATCATCATTACGTCGGCGACTATTGTGAGGGTCGCATATTACCTCGCTTATCGCAATCCGATCGACTTCAACCTGGCGCACGCGCTCAGCATTCTGATGCTGGCCCTCATGGTCACCGGCGCTGGCGAGTACGCCCGCGAAATGCTGCGCAAGCCGTACGTGATAGGCCGCTGGATGTATTCAAACGGCACCCGTGTCCCTTCTGTGGCCCGCTTCAATGCGCAGGGGTACCTGGCCAACTCCATGTGGACCTGGAACGGTGATGGCGGCTTGCCACCTTCGAGTTACTCGCGCGGCGAAGCCATCTTCCGCGGCGAGTGCGGATCCTGCCACACAATGGACGGGTACCGTTCGATGCGCACGTTGATGGACGGGCGCGATCCCGCCGGGATTCACAATTTCATCCAGATGCTGCATGAATACAAACCCGACTCGCCATATCGCCGGTTCATGCCGCCCATGACCGGCACCACGCAGGATGTGGAGGATCTGGCGAACTACATCAACGCGCACGTCAACCCTTCCGCGTCCAGACAGCAGAAGCCGCTCCTGGCCGAGCGATAA
- a CDS encoding sugar phosphate isomerase/epimerase family protein produces the protein MHASSRRTFLKSATAAAAAACIAPRLSAKTLDKPLGLQLYSVREMLPKDFDGTLKKLAAIGYKECEAAGYFGKTPAQWKASMDAAGLKCVSTHHNLADLKSKLSELIDYGKAIGLEYMVCSWAGLHRDPSKKGGELNLDDWRWVADQFNEIGAKVKAAGMTFGYHNHTVEFGTENGVVFYDELLKRTDPASVVFEMDCGWVVGGGHNPVEYLKQSPERFPLFHVKDLVKEANGKYKNVIMGKGSIDYRPIFQAATGLKHCFVEQEEYTYDPIEDLKQDGEFLKKLEY, from the coding sequence ATGCACGCATCGTCTCGTCGCACTTTTCTCAAATCCGCCACCGCCGCAGCAGCAGCGGCCTGCATCGCGCCGCGCCTTAGCGCCAAAACACTCGACAAACCCCTCGGCCTCCAGCTTTACTCGGTCCGCGAAATGCTGCCCAAGGACTTCGACGGCACCCTCAAAAAGCTTGCAGCCATCGGCTACAAAGAATGCGAAGCCGCCGGCTACTTCGGCAAAACACCCGCGCAGTGGAAGGCGTCCATGGACGCCGCCGGCCTGAAATGCGTTTCCACTCATCACAACCTCGCTGACCTCAAGTCGAAGCTCAGCGAACTCATCGACTACGGCAAAGCCATTGGCCTCGAATACATGGTTTGCTCCTGGGCCGGCCTCCATCGCGACCCCAGCAAGAAGGGCGGCGAACTCAACCTGGATGACTGGCGCTGGGTCGCCGACCAGTTCAACGAGATCGGTGCGAAAGTCAAAGCCGCCGGCATGACGTTCGGCTATCACAACCACACCGTCGAGTTCGGCACTGAGAATGGCGTGGTGTTCTATGACGAACTGCTCAAGCGCACCGACCCCGCTTCCGTCGTTTTTGAGATGGATTGCGGATGGGTGGTCGGCGGCGGGCACAATCCCGTCGAGTACCTGAAGCAATCGCCCGAACGCTTCCCTCTCTTCCACGTCAAGGACCTGGTGAAAGAAGCCAACGGCAAGTACAAGAATGTGATTATGGGCAAAGGCAGCATCGACTACCGGCCCATCTTCCAGGCTGCCACGGGGCTGAAGCACTGCTTCGTTGAGCAGGAGGAGTACACCTACGACCCCATCGAGGACCTCAAGCAGGACGGCGAGTTCCTGAAGAAACTCGAGTACTGA
- a CDS encoding Gfo/Idh/MocA family protein, whose amino-acid sequence MAAGAVAPSAFADKPKTLAADMPDTSGRKIRFVSIGTGIRGCDLLRAAAKVPNGECVGTADLYTMHQKAGVEAYGKDIPTVRDYRSLLDLKDVDAVIVATADFQHRRVVLDCVEAGKDVYCEKPMSHNVADGHAMVDAIQKHKRIFQAGSQRVSNPIFKKAAEIVKEGRLGQINLIEGYTDRNSDSGAWVYPIAPDASPETIDWKTWLRDAPDRPFDEARFFRWRCFADYGEGLAGDLYVHLLSGIQCATGINAAPNRAFSMGSLTHFKDGRDFPDLIATLYDYNGVTVNLHCNQNNDAPGEMTALYGKEGSLIIKGNTLTFTPQDTHPQPEWYSLNGWTADLKKKYYDEWWAAHPQKYDAPLTETYTIPQGFDDSVAHIANFFRAVETREHVLEDEIFGNNTAIACHMANHSYFNHAAAVWDPASKTIKS is encoded by the coding sequence ATGGCTGCAGGAGCGGTCGCGCCTTCGGCATTTGCTGACAAACCCAAAACCCTCGCGGCCGATATGCCGGACACCTCCGGCCGCAAGATCCGCTTCGTCTCCATCGGAACCGGCATTCGCGGCTGCGACCTGCTGCGCGCTGCCGCCAAAGTGCCGAACGGCGAATGCGTCGGAACAGCCGACCTCTACACAATGCACCAGAAGGCCGGCGTTGAAGCCTACGGCAAGGACATTCCGACTGTCCGTGACTACCGCTCGCTCCTCGACCTTAAAGACGTCGACGCGGTGATCGTTGCGACTGCCGACTTCCAGCACCGCCGCGTCGTCCTTGATTGTGTGGAAGCGGGCAAGGACGTCTACTGCGAAAAGCCGATGAGCCATAACGTCGCCGATGGTCACGCCATGGTCGACGCCATCCAGAAGCACAAGCGCATCTTTCAAGCGGGCAGCCAGCGTGTCTCTAACCCGATCTTCAAGAAAGCTGCGGAAATTGTGAAGGAAGGCCGCTTGGGCCAGATCAACCTGATCGAGGGCTACACCGACCGCAATTCCGACTCGGGCGCCTGGGTCTACCCTATCGCGCCTGACGCAAGCCCCGAAACCATTGATTGGAAGACCTGGCTCCGCGACGCGCCCGACCGCCCCTTCGACGAGGCCCGCTTCTTCCGTTGGCGCTGCTTCGCCGATTACGGCGAGGGCCTTGCCGGCGATCTCTATGTGCATCTGCTCTCGGGCATCCAATGCGCCACCGGCATCAACGCTGCTCCCAATCGCGCCTTCTCCATGGGCAGCCTCACGCACTTCAAGGATGGCCGCGACTTCCCCGATTTGATTGCCACGCTCTACGACTACAACGGCGTGACCGTGAACCTGCACTGCAATCAGAACAACGACGCTCCCGGAGAAATGACCGCCCTCTACGGCAAGGAGGGCTCTCTCATCATCAAGGGCAACACCCTCACCTTCACGCCTCAAGACACGCATCCCCAGCCCGAGTGGTACTCGCTCAACGGCTGGACAGCGGACCTGAAGAAGAAGTACTACGACGAGTGGTGGGCCGCGCATCCGCAGAAATACGACGCTCCGCTCACCGAGACCTACACGATTCCGCAAGGCTTCGACGACTCGGTCGCCCACATCGCTAACTTCTTCCGCGCTGTGGAAACGCGCGAGCACGTCCTTGAAGACGAGATCTTCGGCAACAACACTGCCATTGCCTGCCATATGGCGAATCACTCTTACTTCAACCACGCGGCTGCCGTTTGGGATCCGGCGTCGAAAACCATCAAGAGCTAA
- a CDS encoding RrF2 family transcriptional regulator: MQLTRAADYAVRVMIHLIGQGGERRVSLPAVAAATGAPESFLSKVLQALTRAGLLISQRGQAGGFEVSAHGKKASMRDVIEAVDGPIHLNVCLTSGKACARQSWCPAHPVWVRAQEAMLRVLEDARIEDLAFGMGPGGATAATTPIVESISSASTHGSESCHCREAESTEPVAVPVP; the protein is encoded by the coding sequence ATGCAGCTGACGCGGGCCGCAGACTATGCCGTCCGCGTCATGATCCACCTGATTGGCCAGGGAGGAGAGCGCCGTGTATCCCTTCCCGCAGTGGCAGCGGCCACGGGAGCCCCGGAGAGCTTTCTATCGAAGGTGCTGCAGGCGCTGACGCGCGCCGGGTTGTTGATCTCCCAGAGGGGACAGGCCGGCGGATTCGAAGTATCGGCGCATGGCAAGAAGGCGTCTATGCGCGATGTGATCGAGGCGGTGGATGGACCTATCCATCTGAATGTCTGCCTCACATCGGGCAAGGCATGTGCACGTCAGAGCTGGTGCCCGGCGCATCCGGTGTGGGTACGGGCGCAGGAGGCAATGCTCAGAGTGCTGGAAGACGCGCGGATCGAAGACTTGGCGTTTGGAATGGGACCTGGTGGCGCAACTGCCGCCACAACACCCATCGTTGAGTCAATTTCTTCCGCGAGCACGCATGGGAGCGAAAGTTGCCACTGCCGCGAGGCAGAGAGTACTGAACCCGTTGCCGTGCCAGTTCCTTAG
- a CDS encoding cytochrome b — protein MTSKSIANSLYGWVDERLGISEVAAFARHKTVPAHRYSFWYYWGGISLFLFLVQCFTGVLLLVYYRPGVDAFESVRQITFVMRFGWLIRSAHAWSANLMIFAIMVHMFSVFFMKAYRKPREFGWLSGMALLALATVFGFSGYLLPMDELSYFATKVGLQIPAAVPFIGPAIANILRGGPDVSEFTVQRFFALHVVVLPALFLPLLGFHLWLVQKHGNAIPPSEELKHPSERKSIPFMPAFLRKDLAMWLISLNVLALLASVFPWSLGKQYDALSPAPLGIHPEWYFMSPFEMLKVLGTILPGEAGEIAGLLLFTLGIALWLLIPFYDTRKDSGRRARTAHYFGIVAVVLLLTTTAIGYWTIR, from the coding sequence ATGACATCGAAATCTATTGCGAATTCGCTCTATGGGTGGGTTGATGAGCGCCTCGGCATCTCCGAGGTGGCCGCATTCGCGCGCCACAAGACTGTGCCCGCCCATCGTTACTCCTTCTGGTACTACTGGGGAGGCATATCGCTTTTCCTCTTTCTTGTGCAGTGCTTCACCGGCGTGCTGCTGCTGGTCTACTACCGGCCTGGCGTGGATGCATTCGAGTCTGTCCGCCAGATCACGTTCGTGATGCGCTTCGGGTGGCTCATCCGGTCGGCGCACGCCTGGTCAGCCAACCTCATGATCTTCGCCATCATGGTGCACATGTTCTCGGTCTTCTTCATGAAGGCCTACCGCAAGCCACGCGAGTTCGGCTGGCTGAGTGGAATGGCGCTGCTTGCCCTGGCCACAGTCTTCGGATTTTCCGGATACCTGCTGCCCATGGATGAACTCAGCTACTTTGCGACCAAAGTGGGCTTACAGATCCCGGCGGCCGTTCCGTTCATCGGACCCGCCATCGCCAACATCCTTCGAGGCGGTCCGGACGTAAGCGAATTCACCGTCCAACGCTTTTTCGCTCTACACGTCGTCGTGCTGCCAGCGCTCTTCCTACCGCTGCTTGGCTTTCACCTCTGGCTCGTGCAAAAGCACGGCAACGCCATTCCGCCCAGCGAGGAGCTGAAGCACCCCAGCGAGAGGAAGAGCATTCCCTTCATGCCTGCGTTCCTGCGCAAGGACCTGGCCATGTGGCTCATTTCGCTCAATGTGCTTGCCTTGCTCGCTTCGGTATTCCCGTGGTCGCTGGGCAAGCAATATGACGCTCTCTCGCCGGCACCACTCGGCATTCATCCGGAGTGGTACTTCATGAGCCCTTTCGAGATGCTCAAGGTTCTCGGCACCATTCTGCCGGGTGAGGCGGGCGAAATTGCCGGACTGCTGCTCTTCACGCTGGGCATTGCACTGTGGCTCCTTATTCCGTTCTACGACACGCGCAAGGACTCAGGCCGGCGCGCCCGCACTGCGCACTACTTCGGCATTGTTGCCGTTGTGCTGCTGCTGACCACCACCGCCATCGGTTACTGGACGATTCGATAA
- a CDS encoding coagulation factor 5/8 type domain-containing protein gives MRSKLARHYGVLFLFAAVALWSVAPAFAQFTMTTEALAWGPNVQIFSPQMPAAEMQQKIDAIYAAQEHSEFGTQRNAILLLPGDYHLDIPVGFYTQIVGLGATPDAVHVTGNVHADASLPRNNATCTFWRGVEGFSVTPTVDGTMQWAVSQAVFFRRMHVRGNVVLHQKRGWASGGWISDSLIDGNVDSGSQQQWISRNTEWKSWTGSNWNMVFVGVNNPPQGEWPQPPYTKVATAPLVREKPFLWTDGKGNWNVRVPELRKDSTGITWHSGSTPGRDIPLSKFYIAKPSDSAAAINAELTKGKHLFLTPGIYDLTEPLRVTKANTVVLGLGFATLRPVKGTAAMTVGDADGVIVASVLIDAGEAKSPVLMEVGTAGSKASHAKNPISLHDVFFRVGGAGVGKADVDLRVNANDTIIDHTWIWRADHGKGVGWDQNLSTNGLVVNGDRVTAYGLFVEHHQQYQVLWNGNSGRTYFYQSEIPYDPPTQPAFTSGPGVNGWASYKVADRVTSHEAWGLGMYSVFRKPDVKLTRAIEVPVKPGVRFHHMITIALDDKGEITHVINDTGEAAVPGAHRTVPRVTEFPEKQ, from the coding sequence ATGAGATCGAAACTCGCCAGGCATTATGGAGTCCTCTTTCTGTTCGCAGCGGTCGCGTTGTGGTCGGTTGCCCCGGCATTCGCGCAATTCACAATGACAACGGAAGCGCTTGCGTGGGGACCCAACGTGCAGATCTTCTCGCCGCAGATGCCGGCAGCGGAGATGCAGCAGAAGATCGACGCCATCTACGCCGCGCAGGAGCACAGCGAGTTCGGCACGCAGCGCAACGCGATTCTGCTGCTGCCGGGTGACTACCACCTCGACATTCCTGTGGGCTTCTATACGCAGATCGTTGGCCTGGGGGCGACGCCCGATGCCGTGCATGTGACAGGCAATGTGCACGCCGATGCCAGCCTGCCGCGCAACAATGCGACGTGCACGTTCTGGCGGGGCGTGGAGGGGTTCTCCGTCACGCCGACGGTCGACGGAACAATGCAGTGGGCGGTGTCGCAGGCGGTGTTCTTCCGCCGCATGCATGTGCGTGGCAACGTGGTGCTGCACCAGAAGCGCGGTTGGGCGAGCGGCGGATGGATTTCGGATTCGCTGATTGACGGCAACGTGGATTCGGGGTCGCAGCAGCAGTGGATCTCGCGCAACACGGAGTGGAAGAGCTGGACAGGCTCCAATTGGAACATGGTGTTTGTCGGCGTGAACAATCCGCCGCAGGGCGAGTGGCCGCAGCCGCCCTATACGAAGGTAGCGACCGCGCCTTTGGTGCGGGAGAAGCCCTTCTTGTGGACAGATGGGAAGGGCAACTGGAACGTGCGTGTGCCGGAGTTGCGCAAGGATTCGACCGGCATCACCTGGCACAGCGGAAGCACGCCAGGACGAGATATTCCGCTGAGCAAGTTCTATATCGCGAAACCGAGTGATTCGGCAGCGGCTATCAATGCCGAACTCACGAAGGGGAAGCATCTCTTCCTGACGCCGGGCATTTACGATCTCACCGAGCCGCTGCGGGTGACGAAGGCGAACACCGTTGTGCTGGGGCTGGGGTTTGCGACGCTGAGGCCGGTGAAGGGCACGGCAGCGATGACGGTTGGCGATGCAGATGGCGTGATCGTTGCAAGCGTGCTGATCGATGCGGGCGAGGCGAAGTCGCCGGTGTTGATGGAGGTTGGCACAGCGGGCAGTAAAGCCAGCCACGCGAAGAATCCCATCTCGCTGCATGATGTGTTCTTCCGCGTTGGCGGAGCTGGTGTGGGCAAGGCCGATGTAGATCTGCGCGTCAACGCGAACGACACCATCATCGATCACACTTGGATATGGCGCGCGGATCACGGCAAGGGCGTGGGCTGGGACCAGAATCTGAGCACGAATGGGCTCGTAGTCAATGGCGATCGCGTCACGGCGTATGGGCTGTTTGTGGAGCACCATCAGCAGTACCAGGTGCTGTGGAATGGCAACTCGGGACGGACGTATTTCTATCAGTCTGAAATCCCCTATGATCCGCCCACGCAGCCTGCCTTCACGTCCGGACCGGGCGTGAATGGATGGGCGTCGTACAAAGTGGCCGATCGTGTGACATCGCATGAGGCATGGGGGCTGGGCATGTACTCGGTCTTCCGGAAGCCCGACGTGAAGCTGACGCGGGCGATCGAGGTGCCGGTCAAGCCGGGAGTGCGCTTCCACCACATGATCACGATTGCGCTGGATGACAAGGGCGAGATCACGCACGTCATCAACGATACGGGAGAAGCGGCTGTGCCGGGCGCGCATCGGACAGTGCCGCGGGTGACGGAGTTTCCGGAAAAGCAGTAG